One window of the Rhipicephalus sanguineus isolate Rsan-2018 chromosome 4, BIME_Rsan_1.4, whole genome shotgun sequence genome contains the following:
- the LOC119389565 gene encoding endoplasmic reticulum resident protein 29 — protein sequence MWLRSIFLCVALVSSTAFATSTKGSVSLLTSTFDKIVPKFKVTLVKFDVTYPYGEKHDEFVKVAEESQNTPDFLVAEVGVQDYGNKENADLAERFGVKKDDYPVLKLFVSGQEEPVTFSGDFKADEIKAFVKKNSGIKLQLKHCLPKFDELATKFMKEEDKTKQEGVLAEAKKLQESLDKEADKKSADVYIKMMQKVLERGKGFIDSETERVKNIRNGKITPAKKEELQGRLNIIGSFVRDEL from the exons ATGTGGCTCCGATCTATCTTCCTGTGCGTGGCTCTTGTGAGCAGCACCGCTTTCGCTACGAGTACAAAGGGCAGCGTCTCGTTGCTGACTTCCACATTCGACAAG ATCGTTCCAAAGTTCAAGGTAACGCTGGTTAAGTTCGATGTCACCTACCCTTACGGAGAGAAGCACGACGAATTCGTCAAAGTCGCCGAGGAGTCTCAAAACACCCCAGATTTTTTGGTCGCCGAAGTTGGCGTGCAAG ATTACGGCAACAAGGAAAACGCTGACTTGGCCGAGCGATTCGGAGTTAAGAAGGACGACTACCCCGTGTTGAAGCTGTTCGTCTCCGGCCAGGAGGAGCCAGTGACTTTCTCGGGAGACTTTAAGGCTGACGAGATCAAAGCTTTCGTCAAGAAGAACTCCG GTATCAAGTTGCAGCTAAAACACTGTCTTCCCAAGTTCGACGAGCTGGCTACCAAATTTATGAAGGAGGAAGACAAGACCAAGCAGGAGGGTGTCCTGGCCGAGGCGAAGAAACTCCAGGAGTCGCTCGACAAGGAGGCCGACAAGAAATCTGCGGATGTCTACATCAAGATGATGCAGAAGGtgttggagcgcggaaagggcttCATCGATAGTGAGACTGAGCGTGTGAAGAACATCCGCAATGGCAAGATCACCCCGGCCAAGAAGGAAGAGCTCCAGGGGCGTCTCAACATCATCGGTTCCTTCGTCAGGGATGAGTTATGA